GGCCGCGACTCCCGCAGCGCGCAGCGCGTCCATGACGGCCCGCGCGTCGCGGCTGCGCGTCCATCCCTCGACGAGCGCATCGAGCGCCTCCACGTTCGCCACGCGCGCCGCCGCGTCGGCGAAGCGGGCGTCATCGCGCCACTCCGCGTGCCCGACCGCCGCGCAGAACCGCCGCCACGCGTCCTCGCTCTCCACCGCGATCGCGCACCAGCGATCGTCGCCGCTGCAGCGGTAGCATCCGTGCGGCGCCGCGTGCGCCGCGCGATTTCCGGCGCGCCCCGGCACCCGACCCGTCGTCGCGACCTCCGCGACGACGTCGCCGATCGCCGCGACCGTCGCTTCGAGCTGCGCGACGTTCACGTACTGTCCCTCGCCCGTCCGGTCGCGATGCGCGAGCGCCGCGAGCACCGCGACGAGCCCGTGGAGCGCGCTCAGGACGTCGGGGTACGCGTACTGCGTGATCGTGCACGGCCGCTCCGGAAACCCCGAGAGCGTCGCGAGCCCCGCGAGCGCCTCGATATTGGGCCCCCAGGTCACGTAGCCCCGCTGCGGTCCACGGTCGCCGTAGCCCGAGGTTCCCAGCATGACGAGGTCGGCCTTCACGGCGCGCAGCGCCTCCCACCCGAGGCCGAGCTTGTCGACGACGCCGGCGCTGTTGTTCTCGATGACGACGTCCGAGCAGGCCGCGAGCCGCCGCGCGAGCGCGACCGCCTCCGGATTCTCGAAGTCGAGCGCGACGAACCGCTTCCCGGCGTTCCAGTCCGTGAACCAGGGCGAGCCGGTCGGATCGACGCCGCGTTCGGGCGCGCGCGGCGGCACGTAGAGCCGTACGACGTCGGGGTGGCGCCGCGACTCCACCCGAACGACCTCGGCGCCGCAGGCGGCCATGAAACGGCCGATCCAGGGTCCGGCCATGGCGACGGTGAGCTCGAGGACGCGGACGCCGGCGAGCGGGCCGGCGGTCGCGGCGCCACCGCCTGCCGCGCAAGCGAGACCGGCGGCCGTCGCGCCCGCGGTGCCTTCCGACCTTTCCGGGCCGGCCGCGCCGCATGCCCCCGCGCCGTCGCCGCTCGCGCGCCGTGGCGCGATCGCATCCGTCCCTTCGCCGACCCGCGGCGCGCCCCGCGCCGCGCGGCAGGGCGTCGCGCCCAGCCGATACGGCGGACCCGTGACGGTGACCGTGGTCCCGTCGGCCTGCGGCACGCGCGTGAAGAACCCGCGCGCCGCCAGGTGCGCGTCCCGCACGACGGCGTCCGCCGTCCGGACCGGCGTGAAGGCGAGATGTCGGCGCTGCCCTTCGTGGTAGACCTCCTCGACCGTGAGCCGCGTCGTCAGCTCGGTGACGTAGGTGTCGACGATGTCCCGGTAGGGGATGCGGCGCGACGACGGCCCCTCGAAGAGCGGGTCGCGCACGCTCTCGATCCCCGTCACCTCGTGGATCCACGCCGCGAGGACCTGCCAGTGCCGCGGCCGGTTCACCATGAGGTAGACGAGCCCGTCGCGGCACGGGTACGCGCCCGATGGGACCGACGCGAAGAGGCCCGTGCCGCTTCGCCGCGGCACGATGCCGTCGTCGCGCCACTTGCCGATGCCGCAGATGTGGGTCGCGGATACGACCGCCTCGAGGAGCGAGACGTCGACGCGCTGCCCGCGCCCGGTCCGGTCCGCCTGGCGGAGTGCGAGCAACGTCCCCGCCGCCGCGGCGAGGGACGCCGTGACGCCGGCCTGCCGGCCGGCGAGCCGGACCGGCGGATCCTCGGCCTCCCCCGTAACGTGCAGCGCGCCGCCGAGCGCGGCCGCGACGAGATCGCTCCCCGGCGCCCCACGCTCCGGTCCGGTCTGCCCGAAGGGGGTGATCGATGTCATGACCAGGCGCGGGTGATCGACGCGGAGCGCCTCGAACCCGAGCCCCAGGGCGTCGAGCGCTCCGGGCCGCCACGTCTCGACGATGGCGTCGGCGTCGGCGGCGAGCGCCGCGAAGCGCGCACGGTCGGCGGCGCGCGCAAGGTCGAGCACGAGGCTCCGCTTGCCGCCGTTCATGGCGACGAAGAACCAGCTGGCGAGGTCGGCTGCACCCTCGCCGCGAAAGGGCGGCAGCCGGCGGGTCGCGTCGCCGCCGGGCGGCTCGATGCGGATCACCTCGGCGCCGAGGTCGGCGAGGAGCTTCCCGCAGTACGCGCCGGTCGCGTCGACGAGCTCGAGCACGCGGCGGCCCGTGAGTGCGCCCATCCGGTGCACCATGGCGTGGCTTGTACGCGAAATCAAAACTTGGCATGGAGGCGGTCGCCTTGAGTACTCCGTCCGCCTCCTGGGATCATTCGGTCGATCTCCTGATCGTCGGCTCCGGCGCCGGCGCGATGGCCGCCGCCATCTGCGCCCACGATCGCGGCGGCAAGATCCTTCTGCTCGAGAAGACCCACCTCTACGGCGGCTCATCGGCGATGTCTGGCGGCTCGCTCTGGATCCCGAACAACCACCTCATGGCGGCCGCCGGAGTGAACGACTCGCCGGACGACGCTCTCACGTACCTCAAGCACATCACGCGCGGCGCCGTCCCCGAGGAGAAGCTCGTCCGTTACGTCGAGGCGTCGCCGAAGATGCTGCGCTACCTCAGCGAGCGCGGCCGGCTGCGGATGCAGGCGATGCTGACGTACACCGACTACTATCCCGAGGCGCCGGGCGGAAAGCCGGGCGGACGCTCGATCGAGCCCGAACACTTCGACGCCCGCGAGCTCGGCGACGACTTCGCGCGCCTGCGCGAGCCCGCCCTGCAAGAGCTCGTCATGGGCCGCATGTCGATGACGGCCACCGAAGCGCACCATCTCCTGGCGCGCCACCCGGGATGGATCGGCCTCACGAGCAAGATCATGTCGCGCTACTGGCTGGACGTCGGGCAGCGCGTGAAGAGCAAGCGCGACCGCTGCCTGTCGCTCGGCAACGCCCTGGTCGGGATGCTGCGGCGGACGATGCTCGACCGCCAGATCCCGCTCTGGCTGGAGACGGCGGCACGCGAGCTCGTGGTCGAGAACGGGCGGGTCCTCGGGCTCGTCGCCGAGCAGCGGGGGCGCGCCATCCGCATTCGCGCCGAGAAGGGCGTCGTGCTCGCCGCCGGCGGCTTCGAGAGCAACGACGCGATGCGGAAGCAGTACCTCCCGACCCCGACGGACGCCTCCTGGACCACTGCGAATCCCGGCAACACGGGCGACGCGATCCAGATGGGCCTCGCCCTCGGCGCCGGCGTCGACCTCATGGACGACGCCTGGTGGGGGCCGACGACGGTGGTCCCCGGCGAGACGCGCGCTCGCATGCTCGTCATCGAGAAGGGCCTCCCGGGCAGCATCTTCGTGAACCAGCGCGGGCGGCGCTTCCTGAACGAAGCGTCACCCTACAACGACATCTGCAAGGCGATGTACGTGCAGCACACGCCCGAATCGCCGTGCGTGCCGGCGTACATGATCTTCGACGCGACCTATCGAAAGAAGTATCCGTGCGGCCCGTTCTTCCCCGGCTCGCAGCAGCCCGACTGGATGTTGCCGCGCCAGCTCAAGGAGGCGCGCTATCTCAAGAAAGCCGCCACACTCGACGGGCTGGCGGCCGAGCTCGGCATCGACGCCGTCGGTCTGCAGGCGTCCGTCGCGCGCATGAACGAGTTCGCGCGCAACGGCAAGGATCTCGACTTCCGCCGCGGCGAGAGCCTCTTCGACCGCTACTACGGCGACGACAAGGTCCAGCCGAACCCCTGCCTCGCGGCGATCGAGACGCCGCCCTACTACGGGCTCGTCATCTATGCCGGCGACCTCGGCACCAAGGGGGGCCTCACCGTCGACGCCGGCGCGCGCGTGCTCCATGCCGACGGCTCGGTCATCGACGGGCTCTTCGCGATCGGCAACTGCTCGGCGTCGGCGATGGGACGCACCTACCCCGGCGCGGGCGGCACCATGGGCCCCGCGATGACCTTCGGCTACATCCTCGCCTGCGAGAACATCGGCAACTAGCGTCGGCATGCCGTTCAAAGTCGAGACCGGTCTCCTGAATCCGGAGACCGCGCAGTACGCCGGCAAGGGACAGGCGAAGCCGACGATCGCGGACATCGCCGCGGCGGCTCGCAAGACCGAGGCGCTCGGCTTCGACGGCGTCTGCACGCCGGAGGCGGGACACGATCCCTTCCTCCCGCTCACGATCGCGGCCGAGCACACCGCCACGATCCACCTGGGAACCAACGTCGCGATCGCCTTCCCGCGCAGCCCCATGGTGACCGCCCAGCTCGCCTGGGACCTGCAGCAGCTGTCGGGCGGCCGCTTCAATCTCGGCCTCGGCACGCAGGTGAAAGGCCACAACGAGCTCCGCTACGCGACGCCGTGGACCAGCGGACCGGGTCCGCGCCTGCGCGAGTACGTGCAGTGCCTGCGGGCCATGTTCGACGGCTTCACGACCGGCAAGGTGACGGCGCTCGAGGGCCAGCACTACCGCTTCAGCCTGCTGCCGCCCTTCTTCAACCCCGGCCCCATCGACTACCCGGCGCCGCCGATCTACATCGCCGCCGTCAACACCTACATGGCGAAGCTCGGCGGCGAGCTCTGTGACGGGCTCCGTCTCCACCCGATCGGCACCTTCGCCTACACCAGAGCCGTCGTGCTGCCGGCGATCGCCGCCGGGGCAGGCAAGGCCGGCCGCTCACCCGCCGAGGTGAACGTCATCGGAGCGCCCTTCCTCGCGACCGGCAGGACCGAGGCCGACGTCGAGAAGGCGAAGCAGGCGCTCAAGCAGCACGTCGCGTTCTACGCCTCGACCCGCACCTACCACACGGTGCTCGCGCACCACGGCTGGGAAGAGCTCGGTACGCGCCTCCACCGATTGTCGCGCGAGGGCAAATGGCAGGAGCTGCCGGCCCTCGTGACCGACGACATGCTCGCCGAGTGGGCCGTGATCGCGACCCACGACCGCCTCGCCGCCGAGGTCCGGAAGCGGTGCGAGGGCATCTTCTCCACCGTGCTCCTCGACCTGCCGGGCGATCTCGCCCGCGACGAGGATCGTGTTCGCGACATCGTCCGAGCCCTCCACCGATAGAGAGCAGTCCCAGGAGACCACCATGGCCGAGCACCCCGTCCTCTTCGCGGTCGAGCACGGCGTCGGCGTCGTCACGCTGAACCGCCCTGAGCGCATGAACGCCGTCAATTGGCCGATGGCCGCCGAGCTCGTGACGCTCTTTCGCGACCTGCGGTTCCGCGACGACGTCCGCACCATCGTGCTGACCGGCGCCGGCCGCGGCTTCTGCGCGGGCGGCGACGCCGAGTGGCTCTCCGGCGGCACCGACCGGGGCATTCCGGGCCTCTCCGACAAGCCGCTCGAGCGCTACCAGAAGAAGACCCCGGCGGGGCCCTTCGCCGAGCTCGTACGGACGATGATCTTCGACGTCGACAAGCCGATCGTCGCCGCCATCAACGGTCCCGCGATGGGCGCCGGGCTCGCCTTCGCCCTCGCCTGCGACCGCCGCTTCGCCGATCCGTCCGCTCGTATGTGCGCGGCCATGGTCCGCCTCGGCTTCAGCCCCGATTGCGGCGTCACCTGGCTCCTTCCGCGCGTCACCAACCTCTCGACCGCGCTCATGATGGTCGAGACGGGCTGCATCCTCGACGCGCGGCAGTGCCTCGAGCATCGCCTCGTCGACGAGCTGACCGAGGAAGGCAAGGCCCTCGACGCCGCGATGGACTACGCGAAGAAGCTCGCGCAGGGCCCGAGCGTCGCCGTCGATCTCGCGCGGCGCTGCATCTACAAAGCGGCCAACGGCGCCCCGCTCGAAGAGATCCTCGACTACGAGGCCGTCGCCGGCACCATCACCGCCAACACGGCCGACGCCGCCGAGGGCACGAAATCCT
The window above is part of the Deltaproteobacteria bacterium genome. Proteins encoded here:
- a CDS encoding TIGR03617 family F420-dependent LLM class oxidoreductase; its protein translation is MPFKVETGLLNPETAQYAGKGQAKPTIADIAAAARKTEALGFDGVCTPEAGHDPFLPLTIAAEHTATIHLGTNVAIAFPRSPMVTAQLAWDLQQLSGGRFNLGLGTQVKGHNELRYATPWTSGPGPRLREYVQCLRAMFDGFTTGKVTALEGQHYRFSLLPPFFNPGPIDYPAPPIYIAAVNTYMAKLGGELCDGLRLHPIGTFAYTRAVVLPAIAAGAGKAGRSPAEVNVIGAPFLATGRTEADVEKAKQALKQHVAFYASTRTYHTVLAHHGWEELGTRLHRLSREGKWQELPALVTDDMLAEWAVIATHDRLAAEVRKRCEGIFSTVLLDLPGDLARDEDRVRDIVRALHR
- a CDS encoding CoA transferase: MVHRMGALTGRRVLELVDATGAYCGKLLADLGAEVIRIEPPGGDATRRLPPFRGEGAADLASWFFVAMNGGKRSLVLDLARAADRARFAALAADADAIVETWRPGALDALGLGFEALRVDHPRLVMTSITPFGQTGPERGAPGSDLVAAALGGALHVTGEAEDPPVRLAGRQAGVTASLAAAAGTLLALRQADRTGRGQRVDVSLLEAVVSATHICGIGKWRDDGIVPRRSGTGLFASVPSGAYPCRDGLVYLMVNRPRHWQVLAAWIHEVTGIESVRDPLFEGPSSRRIPYRDIVDTYVTELTTRLTVEEVYHEGQRRHLAFTPVRTADAVVRDAHLAARGFFTRVPQADGTTVTVTGPPYRLGATPCRAARGAPRVGEGTDAIAPRRASGDGAGACGAAGPERSEGTAGATAAGLACAAGGGAATAGPLAGVRVLELTVAMAGPWIGRFMAACGAEVVRVESRRHPDVVRLYVPPRAPERGVDPTGSPWFTDWNAGKRFVALDFENPEAVALARRLAACSDVVIENNSAGVVDKLGLGWEALRAVKADLVMLGTSGYGDRGPQRGYVTWGPNIEALAGLATLSGFPERPCTITQYAYPDVLSALHGLVAVLAALAHRDRTGEGQYVNVAQLEATVAAIGDVVAEVATTGRVPGRAGNRAAHAAPHGCYRCSGDDRWCAIAVESEDAWRRFCAAVGHAEWRDDARFADAAARVANVEALDALVEGWTRSRDARAVMDALRAAGVAAGVVRTIAEIAADAQLAARGFFETLRHLTRGEVVATGVPLGLTDPRPRTGVTGQAIGSDHQYVFGEILGMSPQAIAAAVLRGAIEAAG
- a CDS encoding FAD-binding protein; translation: MEAVALSTPSASWDHSVDLLIVGSGAGAMAAAICAHDRGGKILLLEKTHLYGGSSAMSGGSLWIPNNHLMAAAGVNDSPDDALTYLKHITRGAVPEEKLVRYVEASPKMLRYLSERGRLRMQAMLTYTDYYPEAPGGKPGGRSIEPEHFDARELGDDFARLREPALQELVMGRMSMTATEAHHLLARHPGWIGLTSKIMSRYWLDVGQRVKSKRDRCLSLGNALVGMLRRTMLDRQIPLWLETAARELVVENGRVLGLVAEQRGRAIRIRAEKGVVLAAGGFESNDAMRKQYLPTPTDASWTTANPGNTGDAIQMGLALGAGVDLMDDAWWGPTTVVPGETRARMLVIEKGLPGSIFVNQRGRRFLNEASPYNDICKAMYVQHTPESPCVPAYMIFDATYRKKYPCGPFFPGSQQPDWMLPRQLKEARYLKKAATLDGLAAELGIDAVGLQASVARMNEFARNGKDLDFRRGESLFDRYYGDDKVQPNPCLAAIETPPYYGLVIYAGDLGTKGGLTVDAGARVLHADGSVIDGLFAIGNCSASAMGRTYPGAGGTMGPAMTFGYILACENIGN
- a CDS encoding enoyl-CoA hydratase/isomerase family protein, which produces MAEHPVLFAVEHGVGVVTLNRPERMNAVNWPMAAELVTLFRDLRFRDDVRTIVLTGAGRGFCAGGDAEWLSGGTDRGIPGLSDKPLERYQKKTPAGPFAELVRTMIFDVDKPIVAAINGPAMGAGLAFALACDRRFADPSARMCAAMVRLGFSPDCGVTWLLPRVTNLSTALMMVETGCILDARQCLEHRLVDELTEEGKALDAAMDYAKKLAQGPSVAVDLARRCIYKAANGAPLEEILDYEAVAGTITANTADAAEGTKSFVEKRKPVFKGC